DNA sequence from the Streptomyces sp. CA-210063 genome:
TGGCGACGAGCAGACCGGTGCTCACCTTGTTCATCCAGTCCAGTTCCGTCAGACCGGAGCCGATCTGGAGGGCACCGAGGCCGAGGGAGGCCGCCGAGCCGAATATCGTGGCGACGAGCGCGAGGATGTCGATGACCCGGCCGCCGGTGCCGTTCGCGTGTTTCTCGCCGATCAGCGGGGTGAAGACGGCGCTGATGGTCTGCCGGCGGCGTTTACGGAACGTGCTGTAGGCGATGGCGAGGCCGACCACCGCGTAGATCGCCCAGGGGTGCAGCGTCCAGTGGAAGAGGGTGGTCGCCATCGCCGTTTCCATGCGCTCGCCGGACCCCTCGGGGTTCGTGCCCGGCGGGGGCGCGGTGTAGTGGGCGAGCGGCTCGCTGACACCGTAGAACATCAGGCCGATGCCCATGCCGGCGCTGAACATCATGGCGACCCAGGACACCGTGCGGAACTCGGGCTTCTCGCCCTCCACTCCGAGGTGGATACGGCCGTAGCGGCTGACCGCGAGCCACAGGGCGAAGACGACGAAGCAGGAGGCGGCCAGCATGAAGGCCCAGCCACCGTTGTGGAGCAGGGCGCTCAGCATCTTGCCGGACGCGGTTTCGAGCGAGTCGGTCCAGAGGGCACCCCAGAGCACGAAGGCCAGGGTGAGCGCCGCCGTCACTCCGAACACGACGCGGTCCGTCCGGGGCCGCCCGCCGCCGGAGAGACCCGCCTCCGAGCCTGGAAGCGCGCCTCCCCCGTGGTGGGTGGTTCGATGATCGTGCGTCACAGGTGGAACCTTTCCGCGAGTGGCTGGAACTGAGCTACTCCTGCCCAGGAAGCCCCTCTACATGTGACGCCGATCATTTCTTGTTCAACAGGTGATATCCGGCTCCCCCACCGTCAGGCGGTACGGCGCACGCTCGTCGAGCAGCAACGGGACGAGGGCGCGCAATTGCTGGCGCAGCGGTACCAGTACGCCCTCGCCGTCACTCCCGGGCCGTACGCGGACGCCGTGCAGGGCCAGTTCATCCGCGAACTCCTCGTACTGCTGTGCGGTGAGCCGGTAGCCGCAGGGCGGGTCCTGGATCACCTCGGCGGGTTCGGCGGGGTCGTTGTCGGCGCCGCCGACGTAGACCGGGCCGGTGTCGCGAAGGCCGGAGAGACGGGCCGCGCCGGTCGCCCGGTCGACCTGTCGGCCGCGTTCGCCCGCGAAGGCGAACAGGCCTTTCAGGGCGGCGAGCTGGGAGTTCACCCGGCGCAGGTTGTTGACGGGCTCCTCGGTGCCGGCCGTCAGCGGTTCCACCCGGCTCTCGATCAGCAGCCCGACGGAGTGCTTGATTCCGGACATGTTCCGCAGGATGCGTTCCTGCCCGTCGCCCGCGACCTGGCGGATGGGATCGCCGGTGACCGGGTCGGTCCAGATGCCGTATGTGCCGGTCGAGAAGCCGGCGGCCCCCGCGGCCGGGCGTACGTGGTCCAGGGACAGGTTCCGCGCCTCGGTGTGGACGGCCGCGTCGGTGTTGAGGTTGCGCGGCCAGAGGTCGAACAGGTCCTTGTCGTAGTACTGGGGTGTGGCGCCGTACTCGTGCAGGTCGTAGACGACGTCGGGCTCGCGGTCGCGTACGACGGCGGCGAGCGCCCGGGCCTCGGCCGTCCGCAGGGCGAGGTGGTCGCGGTTGATGTCGATGCCGTCGCTGTTGCCCCGGGTGTCGGCGGCCCGGCCGTCGGGGTTGGCGGTGGGCACGACGAGCAGGGTGGTGGATTTCAGCAACCGCTCGGTCCGCTCGTCCTTGGCGTGGGCGAGGTCGCGGATGGTGGTGAGGCAGGCATCGCGGCCGGAGGGCTCGTCGCCGTGCTGGCTGCAGATGAGGAGGACCGTGCGCGTGGTGGGGCGGGTGCCGATGCGGACGAGTTGAAGCGGGCGGTTCTGCTTGGTAGTGCCGATCCGGGTGATCGACACACGGTCGCTCGCCCGGTCGACGGCGGCGAGGAAGTCCCGCTCCTCGGTCTGGCTGGTCCAGCGGGCGCCGCCCGACAGCTCGAATCCGGTGCGCGGCGGGGTGATGTCCGCCGCGTACGCGGGTGCCGACAGCAGGGGTGCGGCGAGCGTGCCGGCGATCAGCGTCGCGATACGCGCCCTCATGCGCCGCCGCCCGGGATGCGGGCGGTCGCGGTACGAGCCCCTCATGCGGCACCCCCTGGAATGCGGGCGGCCCGGCTCGGGTCGCGTACGCCGTCGAGGACGGAGGCCGCCGGTGTGCCGGTGGCGCCCGAGGTCGCCTTCTCGAAGGCGGCGACACCGCCGACCAGCGGGACCTTCGCGGAGGTGCGCTTGAGGTCGATGGTCAGGGTGGGCGTGGCCGACGGCGGGTCGATGAGGTCCTCGTCGGTGCCCGCGATGATCAGTGCGAGCCGGTGCCCCGCCGGGACGACGTGGTCGCTCGCGTGCAGATCGAGGGTGATCGTGTACGGGGTGCCGGGCGTGAGCGGGGCTCCCGTGTCGGAGGAGTGGTTGCCGAGGTCGGCCCAGCCGCGGCTGAAGATCGTGTAGTCGACGTCGGCCGTCTTGGCCGCGGTCTCCCGGAAGCAGGAGCTGTCGCCGGTGGTGCTCGGGCCCCAGCAGCTGCGCTCGGTGAGGGTGGTGATGCCCTCGCCGGCGGTGGAGTAGTCGCGGATGGTGTCCGGGCCGAGGTCCACGAGGACCGCCGAGAGGTGGGCGGTGGAGGTGGTGGGCGTGGCGGTGACGGTCACCTTGGAGGAGCCGGACAGGCGCAGGTCCTTGGTGAGCGGCGGCGTGACGAAGCCTGCCTTCTCCGGGGTGGACTGATCCACGTGCGCGGCCCAGTCGGTCTCGTTCAGCGCCGGGTTGTCGGTGAAGGTCTCGGTGCCGGTCCGCTTGCGGAGGCCGAGGGTGCCGACGCCCGGCTCGCTGCCCTCGGCGGGGCGGAGGGTCGTGGTCCGGGTGGCGCGCGGCGGCCAGACCTTCGACGTCTGCCACTGGTTCGGGTGGCGTTCGATGTCGGCCATGGGCTCGTCGTCGATGCCGTTGTCGTAGCCGAGGAGTTCATGGTCGAACCAGCGGTGCAGGGTGTCGACCCACTCGGTGCGACGGAAGTCGAAGGGGTCGACGTGGCCGACCTGGGAGAGCCAGATCTTACGCTCGACGCCGTGCCGCGCGAGGGCGTCCCACCACTGGCCGAAGTGCTTGGGGCGGACGTTGAGGTCCTGCTGGCCGTGGATGACGAAGACGCTGGCGTCGATCTTCCGGACGTCCTTGACGTAGTCGCGCTCGGTCCACAGCGAGGTCCAGTCGCCGGTGCGCGGGGCGCCGTCGACGAGTTCCCGCTGGACGGCTCCGCACTTGGCGCGGGCGTCGGGGCTCTCTACGTAGTCGGAGAGCCACTCGGGGCCGGAGTTGTAGAGGGGAGCGCCCTCGGCGAAGTAGTAGTCGTACCAGGAGGAGATCGCGCCGATCGGGACGATGGTCTCCAGGCCCTCGACGCCGGTGGCGGCCACGCCGTTGGCGACCGTGCCGTCGTAGCTCTTGCCGATCATGCCGGTCCTGCCGTTGGTCCAGCCGGCCTTGGCCAACGCGCCGCCCGTGCGGGTGGTGTACGCCTTGCCGCGCCCGTTGAGCCAGTCGACGACCGCCTTGGCGGACTGGATGTCGGAGCGGCCGCCGACGTCCACGCACCCGTCGGAGCGGTTGGTTCCGGCGAGGTCGACGGCGACGAAGGCGTAGCCGCGGGGCACGAAGTAGTTGTCGTAGAACAGCGGCATCTGGACGACGTCGCCGTTGGCGTCGTACGTCTTGCGCTGCCCCTCGTTGCCGCGTCCACAGCAGGAGTAGTAGGGGCTGGCGTCCATGATCACGGGGATCTTGCGGCCCCGCCGGGCGGGTTCACTCGGGCGGACGATGTCGACGGCGACCCGGTCCGTCTTCCCGTCGCGGTCGCCGTCGAGGCCGGTGTCGACCCAGACGGCCTCGCGGATGGCGTTGTCGTACGAGTAGACCGGCTCGCTCTTCCGGGGGGTGGGGGTGGCGGCGACCGCCGGGGTGAGGAGGCCGGCCGTGAGGGCGGCGGCCGTGGCCGCCGTCGCGAGCGATCTCCAGGTCGTGAAACGCGTGCGTCGCGCAGGTATCGGCATGCGCGGACGGTACAGCGGTCAACTCCCGTGCAAAAGAGGCCCATTTGGGACTGGTGGGGCTTCGGCCACGGTGTGGCCGGAAAGGTGCGTGGGGCGGGATGACTCATGTCGGCCGAATGGCGATCGTGTGACGGTGGCGGCCATGGACACGTCCGGGCTGACAGGGACTGAATAGGCTCCGGACAGCATCGCGCGGACCCGTTCACCGACCTCTTGGAGTGATTCGTGCACCGCAGACTCATCGCCCCGGGCGCGTTCATGGCCTCCCTGTTGCTGGCGATCCCGGCCTCGGCGGCTGACTTCGCGCCCGGAGCGCCGGGGATCGGCGATCCCTACTACCCGGCCTACGGCAACGGCGGATACGACGTCTCCCATTACGACCTCCGGCTCAAGTACCAGCCGGAAACGGACAAGCTGGAGGGCACGGCGACCCTGCTCGCCAGGACCACCGAGGACCTGTCCCGTTTCAATCTGGACTTCCTGCTCGATGTGAGCGAGGTGCGCGTCAACGGCGCCAAGGCGGCCTTCGCCGCCTCCGGCGAGCACGAGCTGGAGATCACGCCGAGGAACCCGCTGCCCAAGGGCACGGAGATCACCGTCGTGGTCCGCTACACCGGGGTCCCCTCGTCCAAGGAGGCGTACGGCTTCACCAGCTGGCTGCGCACCCCCGACGGCGCTGTCGCGGCGGGCGAGCCCGAGGCGGCCTGGTGGTGGTTCCCGAGCAACGACCACCCGCTCGACAAGGCCACGTACGACGTGTCCGTGCTCGTGCCGGACGGCTCGCAGGCCATCTCCAACGGCACGCTCCAGTCGACGAGTTCACGCGCCGGCTGGACGCGCTACACCTGGCGGTCCAACAAGCCGCAGGTCACCTATCTCGCCACGCTCGCCGTCGGGAAGTTCGACGTCACGACCGGGCGGACCGAGAACGGCATCCCGATCATCAACGCGTACAGCAAGGACATCGGCGACCACTACGGGGCGGCCCGGGCGAGCGTCGAACGCACGGGCGAGGTTGCCGACTGGCTGACGGAGTTCTTCGGGCCGTACCCGTACAACTCGCTGGGTGGATACGTGCCCAACACCCCCCAGGTCGGGTACGCGCTGGAGACGCAGACCCGGCCCTTCTACAGCCCGCGGCAGTTCGCCAACGGGTCGAACGTCTCCGTCGTCGTCCATGAGCTGGCCCACCAGTGGTACGGCGACCTCGTCTCCGTCGCCGGGTGGAAGGACATCTGGATCAACGAGGGTTTCGCGCGGTACGCGCAGTGGCTGTGGTCCGAGCACGAGAACGAGGGGACGGCGCAGGAGATCGCGGACTACGTGTACGCGTCGCGTCCGGCCGACGATCCCTTCTGGGCGGTCGAGCCGGGTGACCCCGGGCCGGAGAACCAGTTCCATATCGCCGTGTACGACCGGGGGGCGCTGGCGCTTCAGGCGTTGCGCAACGAGATCGGGGACGAGTCGTTCTTCGCGATCTTGAAGGGGTGGCCGGCGAGGTACGCCCACGGGAACGCGACGGTGGGCGACTTTGTCTCGTATGCCGAGGAAGTGTCCGGGGAGTCGTTGGGCGCGCTCTTCGATACGTGGCTGTACCAGCCGGTGAAGCCGGATGCTGCTGCGGCTGAGCGGGTGGAGTTGGCTTCGGCGGGGGTTGCTCCCGAGGCGCCCAAGTCGTGGAAGAAGATTGCGGCGACGAACTCTGTTCATGAGCATGAGCATGAGGGTGTCGACGGGCACTGAGAGCTCGGGCCGTTGCGGTCGGGTGGTGGCTGCGGGTTGTCTGTGGCTGGTCGCGCAGTTCCCTGCGCCCCTGAAAGGGGCCTGCGGCCCTTTCAGGGGCGCAGGCCCTCAAGGGCGCGGTCTGACCTTGGCTTCGATTTGTTCGCCCACGATCGTGCTTGCCAGGGTCGAGGCCAGTTCTGAGATGTGGGCGTGGAGTTCGGTCTCGGCTGTGGTGCGGTCGACGGCCAGGCGGGCGTGGCCCTCGGTGAGGAGGGCGGTGTACTGGCGTTGGCCGTCGGCGCGGGCCTCGGCGATCAGGGCGGCGCCCTCCTCGAAGGCGCGCTGGCGGATACGGGCGGCCTCGTGGCGGGCCTCGGCCAGGGCCGCGGCCACCTCCGCCCGCTTGGCCCCGGCCTCCTCCCGCAGGGCTTCGGCGTGTGCCTCGACTCCCTTGGTCGCGGCCTCGCGTTCGTCCAGGACGCGCTCGATCCGGGGCAGCAGCCGGACAAGGAAGAGGAACACGAGCGCGAACAGCACCGACGCCACAACGAGTTCCGGGACCGGCGGGTTCAACGGGCCGATGTCCATCGGGAGAAGATCCATACCGGTGGCTTTACCCGTTCACACGCGCGAGGTATCGCACCTCGGCCCCGATCAGTCCCCGTGGTCGTACACCGTCACGGGTATCCCCCGCTGTACGAGCCGGTCTCTTATCAGTGGCTCCACGCGGGACCACTTGCCGCCCGCGAGTCCGCAGCTGATGCGGGGCATGTGGACCGAGGCCTCCAGCTCCAGGGCCTTGTCGGCGAGCAGGCCGAGTGCCGTGTCGATGGCCTCGTAGCGGACGGGGGCGCCCTTGCTGCCGGTGCGGGTGCCGCGCTGGCCTATCAGGTTGGCGACCCAGGTGTGGGGGCCGACCTCGACGAACTGGGCGGCGCCCAGTCCGAAGTCGTTCTTCGCGCGGTCGCGGTGCCAGGCGCGGTAGGCGGCCTCCGGTTCCGGCCAACGGCGGGACAGGGCGAGGACGAAGCCCTTGCCCCAGCCGCCGATGTCGTTGGTGACATGCGCGATGATCTTGACGCCCTTGCCCAACGGCATGGTGGCGTCCCCCCGGACGTATGTGATCCCCGACATGACGCCACCGTACGGGGCGGCACTGACAATCGCCGTCGCCCGAGGTTTCACAGCACTGGTGAGACAGCGATACTGCTGTGCATGACGACCGACACCGGGGAGAGCACCGGCACCGGCCCCAGCTCCGGCTCCGGAGGAGGCGCCGGAGAGGCCGGAGAGACCGTCCTCACCGTCGACGAACTGGCCGCGCGGGCGGGTGTCACGGTGCGTACGGTCCGCTTCTACAGCACCAGGGGTTTGTTGCCGCCGCCGGTGATCGGTCCGCGCCGGGTCGGTCACTACGGGCGGGATCACCTCGCGAGGCTCGCGCTGATCGAGGAACTGCAGCGGCAGGGCATGACCCTCGCGGCCATCGAACGGTATCTGCGGCAGCTGCCGCCGGACCTCACCCCGCGCGACCTCGCGCTCCAGCGAGCGGTGGTGGCCTCCTGGGCGCCGGACGCGGTGGAGACGGTGGCACGGGAGGAACTCGACGGGCGGGCGGGGCGGTCCCTGGCCGAGGAGGACGTGGAGCGGCTCGTGGCCATGGGCGTGGTCGAGCGGGTCGGCGACGGTTTGCGGGTGGATCCCGCTCTGCTGCGGCTCGGGGTGGAGCTGCTCGACGTGCCTCTGTCCCAGGAATCGATCCTCGCCGCACGGACCGTACTGATCGAGCACGCGCGCGCGGCGGCCCACGATCTGTCGCGGGTCTTCCGTGACGCGGTCGCGGAGCGCGATCCGCGGGCGGTGAAGTCGCTGTCGGCACACATGCAACCTCTGGTCGTGCAGGCCTTGTTGACGACCTTTCAGCGGTCGCTCAAGGAAGAGCTGAGGGAGTGGCTGGCCGAGTCCTGAGGGACGTCACCCGGTACGCCGATCCCCCGGCCACGTCGAGGTCTGTCCGGTCAGGAAGCCGCTGCCCTCGTCGACGACGTACAGCAGCGTGGAGACCAGGTCGCCGGGTTCCTGGGTGCGCGGTACGGCCGACTGATGCCGTACGTGTGCGAGGCGGGGCGGTGGGTGGCCCAGCCTTTCTCGCCCCCGCCGCCCCTACCCGTCCCATCCCCAGGGGCTCCGCCCCTTCGACCCCGAGGGGTTCGTTGTCGGGTGCGGGTGGGTGGGGGCTTGTCGCGCAGTTCCCCGCGCCCCTAAAAGACAAAACACGGCCCTGCGGGCCGAAAAGCACGGGGCGCAGCCCCTGCTTTTCAGGGGCGCGGGGCTGTGCCGATATGCGGCTCCGCCGCGTGGGCGCGAGCAACCACACACCACCCGCGCCCGCCCACGAACCCCCACCCGTCCCGGGGGGTCACGCGTCCTCGAAGCGCTCCCCCTTTTCCGCCTTCTCCACCAGCAGTGGCGGTGGCGTGAAGCGCTCGCCGTATCGGTCGGCCAGTTCGCGGGCGCGGGCGACGAAGCCCGGGAGGCCGCCGTCGTAGCCGTTGATGTACTGGAGGACGCCGCCCGTCCAGCCGGGGAAACCGATGCCGAAGAGGGAACCGATGTTGGCGTCGGCGACGGACGTCAGGACGCCTTCCTCGACCAGGCGCACGGTGTCCAGCGCCTCCGAGAAGAGCATCCGCTCCTGCATGTCTTCGAAGGGGATCCGGTATCCGGGCTTGGTGAAGTGCTCGCGGAGGCCGGGCCAGAGTTTGGCGCGGCGGCCGTCGGGGGCGTAGTCGTAGAAGCCGGCGCCGCCGCTGCGGCCCGGGCGGCCGAACTCGTCGACCATGCGGTCGATGACCGCTTCGGCCGGGTGCTCCACCCATGTGCCGCCCACCTCCTCCACGGCCCGCCGCGACTCGGCGCGGATCTTGCGGGGCAGGGTGAGCGTCAGCTCGTCCATGAGGGAGAGGACCTTGGCGGGGTAGCCCGCCTGCGACGCCGCCTGTTCCACCGACGCCGGCTCGATGCCCTCGCCTACCATCGCGACGCCCTCGTTGAGGAAGTGGCCGATGACGCGGGAGGTGAAGAAGCCACGCGAGTCGTTGACGACGATGGGGGTCTTCTTGATCTGGCGGACCAGGTCGAAGGCCCGGGCCAGGGCCTCGTCACCCGTCTGCGCGCCCTTGATGATCTCGACGAGGGGCATCTTGTCGACGGGTGAGAAGAAGTGCAGGCCGATGAAGTCGGACTGGCGGGCGACGCCCTTGGCGAGTTCGGTGATGGGGAGGGTCGAGGTGTTGGAGCAGAGGAGCGCGTCGGGTGCCACGACCGACTCGATCTCCTGGAAGACCTTGTGCTTGAGCTCGGTGCTCTCGAACACGGCCTCGATGACGGCGTCGCAGCCCGCGAGGTCGGCCGGGTCGGCGGTGGGCGTGATGCGGGCGAGGAGGGCGTCGGCCTTCTGCTGGGTGGTGCGGCCCCTGGAGACCGCCTTGGCGCAGAGTTTCTCCGAGTAGCCCTTGCCCTTCGCGGCCGCTTCGGGCGACACGTCCTTCAGAACGACCTCGATGCCCGCGCGGGCGCACGAGTACGCGATGCCGGCGCCCATCATCCCGGCGCCGAGGACCGCGACCTTGCGGACCTGGCGCGGCTCGAAGCCCTTGGGGCGGTTCGCGCCGGAGTTGACGGCCTGGAGGTCGAAGAAGAAGGCCTGGATCATGTTCTTGGAGGTCTGGCCGGCGGCCAGCTCCACGAAGTAGCGGGCCTCGATGACCTGGGCGGTCTCGAAGTCGACCTGGGCGCCCTCGACAGCCGCGGCGAGGATGTTGCGCGGGGCCGGGTAGGGCGCGCCGCCCGTCTGCTTGCGCAGGGTGGCCGGGAAGGCGGGCAGGTTCGCCGCGAACTTGGGGTTGGCGGGGGTGCCGCCGGGGATGCGGTAGCCGGGCTTGTCCCAGGGCTGCCGCGACTCGGGGTTGGCGTCGATGAAGGCGCGGGCCTTGGCGAGCAACTCGTCCTGGGTGGCGGCCACTTCGTGGACGAGGCCGTTCTCCAGGGCGCGCTGCGGGGTGTACTGGGTGCCTTGCAGCAGCACCTTCAGCAGGGCGTCCGCGATGCCCAGCAGCCGTACGGTGCGGACGACTCCGCCGCCTCCGGGCAGCAGGCCGAGGGTGACCTCGGGGCAGCCGATCTTCGAGCCGGGGGCGTCGAGGGCGATGCGGTGGTGGCAGGCGAGGGCCAGCTCGTAACCGCCGCCCAGGGCCGCGCCGTTCATCGCCGCGACGACCGGCTTGCCCAGGGTCTCGATGCGGCGCAGGTTGCGTTTGATCTCCAGGCCGCCGTCGAAGAGCTGCCGCGCGGTCTCGGGGGTGACCTTGATGAGGTCGCGGAGGTCGCCGCCGGCGAAGAACGTCTTCTTGGCGGAGGTGATGATGACACCGCGGATGGTGTCCTTCTCGGCCTCCAGGCGGTCCGTGATCACCGCGAGGGAGTCGCGGAACGCCTGGTTCATGGTGTTCGCGGACTGGTTCGGGTCGTCGAGGACGAGGGTGACGAGGCCCGTGCGGTCCTGTTCCCAGCGGATGGTGGTGCTCTCGGTCATGTGAGGGTCTCCGTAGAAGTCTTCTGGTCCGCCGGGGTGTTCAGACGCGTTCGACGATCGTCGCGATGCCCATGCCGCCGCCCACGCACAGCGTGGCCAGCCCGTACCGCTTGTCCTGGCGCTCCAGTTCGTCGACCAGCGTGCCGAGGATCATGGCCCCGGTCGCGCCGAGCGGGTGGCCGAGCGCGATCGCGCCGCCGTTGACGTTGACCTTGTCGAGCGAGAGACCCATGTCCCGCGCGAAGCGCAGGACCACGGCCGCGAACGCCTCGTTGATCTCGACGAGGTCGATGTCGTCGATGGTCAGTCCGGCCCTGGCGAGGGCCTTGCGGGTCGCGGGCGCGGGGCCGGTGAGCATGATGGTGGGCTCGGAGCCGGACACGGCGGCGGAGACGATCCGGGCGCGCGGGCGCAGGCCGTACCGCTCGCCGATCTCCTTCGTGCCGATGGCGACGAGCGCCGCGCCGTCCACGATGCCGGAGGAGTTGCCCGCGTGGTGGACGTGGTCGATCTCCTCGACCCAGTGGTACTCCTGCAGGGCCACCGCGTCGAAGCCGCCCAGTTCGCCGATGTCCGCGAACGAGGGCTTCAGCTTGGCGAGCGAGTCGGCGGTCGTGCCGGGCCGCAGGTGCTCGTCGTGGTCGAGGACGACGAGGCCGGCGCGGTCCGTGACGGGGACGACGGACCTGTCGAACCGGCCGTCCTTCCAGGCGGCCGCCGCGCGCTCCTGGGACAGTGCCGCGTACTCGTCGACGTCCCGCCGCGAGAATCCCTCGATCGTGGCGATGAGATCGGCGCCGATGCCCTGCGGCACGAAGTTGACCGCCAGGTTCGTCATCGGGTCGTTGAACCAGGCTCCCCCGTCCGAGGCCATCGGCACCCGTGACATCGACTCGACGCCGCCGGCGAGCACCAGGTCCTCCCAGCCCGAGCGGACCTTCGCGGCGGCCAGGTTGACGGCCTCAAGACCCGAGGCACAGAAGCGGTTCTCCTGTACGCCGGCCACCGTGTCCGGCAGGCCGGCGGCGATCGCGGCGGTGCGGGCGATGTCGGAGCCCTGGTCGCCGACCGGGCCCACGACACCGAGCACGATGTCGTCGACGGCGGCCGGGTCGAGGCCGGGGAAGCGGCGCCGGACCTCGTGGATGAGCCCGACGACCAGGTCGATGGGCTTGGTGCCGTGCAGGGAGCCGTTCGCCTTGCCGCGGCCGCGCGGGGTGCGGATCGCGTCGTACACGTACGCTTCGGTGCTCACGAGTCTGGCCTTTCCAGTGGCGGGAGGGTGCGGCCCGGGGGCCGTGTCAGTCGATGTCCTTCGGGGAGGCGTCCGGCAAGGAGGCGTCCGTCGACGAGCCGTCAGTCGACGAGCCGTCAGTCGACGAGCCGTCGGTCGACGAGCCTTCCTTGGCGGAAGCGTGCCTCAGGAGGCCTGCTATGCCCCAGTCGTGGGCCACGTCCGCCGTGTCGGCGCCCGGCTGGGCGGGGCCACTGCGGACCGAGGTGTGGGTGGCGGAGAAACGGGGTGCGGGGGCGGGCTGGGTGATGCCGCCGAAGTCGGTGAAGGTGCCCCGGGCCGCGAGATGCGCGTGGTGCGGGGCCTCGCGCAACGACAGGACGGGGGCCACACAGGCGTCGGAGCCCTCGAAGACCGCCGTCCACTCGTCCCTCGTACGGGTCTTGAAGCGGGCCGCGACCGTCTCGCGCAGCTCGCCCCAGGCGGCCACGTCCTTGCGGTCCGGTGCCCGGTCCCTGATACCGAGGAGGTCGACGAACTCCGCGTAGAACTGCTGCTCCAGGGCGCCGACGGCGACGTACCGGCCGTCGGCCGTCTCGTACGTGCCGTAGAAGGGGCAGCCGCCGTCGAGGAGGTTGGCGGCGCGCCGGTCCTGCCAGCCGCCGGCGGCGAGCATGCCGTGGATCATCGCGGAGAGGTGCGAGGTGCCGTCGACGATGGCCGCGTCCACGACCTGGCCGGCGCCGGTCGCGCGGGCGTGGTGGAGCGCGGCGAGGACGCCGACGACGAGGTAGAGGGAGCCGCCCGCGTAGTCGCCGAGGAGGTTGGCGGGCGCCACCGGCGGGGTGTCCGGGGCGCCGATCATGCCGAGGGTGCCGGTCAGGGCGATGTACGCGATGTCGTGGCCGGCGCGCTGGGCGAGCGGGCCCTGCTGGCCCCAGCCGGTCATCCGGCCGTAGACCAGCTTCGGGTTGCGGGCGTGGCAGGTCTCGGGGCCGACGCCGAGGCGCTCGGCGACGCCGGGGCGGTAGCCCTCGATCAGGATGTCGGCGCGTTCGGCCAGGTCGAGGACGGTGTCGGGGCCGTCCGCGGACTTCAGGTCGACGATCACCGACCGCTTGTTGCGGTTGGTGACGTCGTACAGGGGGTTCACGGCGAGGCCCGCGCCACCCGGCCGGTCCACGCGGACGACATCGGCGCCGAGGTCACCGAGGAGCATGGCGGCGAACGGTCCCGGGCCGATGCCCGCGAGTTCGACCACGCGCACACCGGCGAGCGGACCGTGCCCGGGCGTCTTCGCCACTGACATCGAGCCCCCAGCTCTGTGACACAGCTCTATGACACAGCTCTTTGACACAAATGATGTAACACCAGCGATGCTAAGAACGTGTTCCATCGCGCACAAGCCCCGAGTGAGCAAACGCTTAGTCATTGTGCCCAATGTCGTGGCGCACGTCAGCCTGCTCCACCCGCCCTCGTGCTCAGCCGGCCTCCAGCTCGGCTATCAGCTTCTTCGGGGCGATCACGCGATAGCTCTCCTCGACCCAGTCGCACAGCAGCTCCGCGCTCGGGGCGCCCTTCTCCGCGAGCGGGACGCGCACCCAGCCGGCCTTGCCCAGGCCGTACCCGGCGGGCTCGGCGCCGGGGCAGGTCAGCGCGTGGGCGTGGGTCTCCTCGTCCTTGAGCTTGACGGTGACACCCAGCGGATAGCTGCCGTCGTCGACGCCGAGGAACACGAACACCTTCTTGTTGACCTTCGCGACGCTCTCACCCCACGGGAACTCCTCGACCGCACCGGGCATCCCCAGGGCGAACTCACGCACCTTCTCCCA
Encoded proteins:
- a CDS encoding 3-hydroxyacyl-CoA dehydrogenase NAD-binding domain-containing protein — protein: MTESTTIRWEQDRTGLVTLVLDDPNQSANTMNQAFRDSLAVITDRLEAEKDTIRGVIITSAKKTFFAGGDLRDLIKVTPETARQLFDGGLEIKRNLRRIETLGKPVVAAMNGAALGGGYELALACHHRIALDAPGSKIGCPEVTLGLLPGGGGVVRTVRLLGIADALLKVLLQGTQYTPQRALENGLVHEVAATQDELLAKARAFIDANPESRQPWDKPGYRIPGGTPANPKFAANLPAFPATLRKQTGGAPYPAPRNILAAAVEGAQVDFETAQVIEARYFVELAAGQTSKNMIQAFFFDLQAVNSGANRPKGFEPRQVRKVAVLGAGMMGAGIAYSCARAGIEVVLKDVSPEAAAKGKGYSEKLCAKAVSRGRTTQQKADALLARITPTADPADLAGCDAVIEAVFESTELKHKVFQEIESVVAPDALLCSNTSTLPITELAKGVARQSDFIGLHFFSPVDKMPLVEIIKGAQTGDEALARAFDLVRQIKKTPIVVNDSRGFFTSRVIGHFLNEGVAMVGEGIEPASVEQAASQAGYPAKVLSLMDELTLTLPRKIRAESRRAVEEVGGTWVEHPAEAVIDRMVDEFGRPGRSGGAGFYDYAPDGRRAKLWPGLREHFTKPGYRIPFEDMQERMLFSEALDTVRLVEEGVLTSVADANIGSLFGIGFPGWTGGVLQYINGYDGGLPGFVARARELADRYGERFTPPPLLVEKAEKGERFEDA
- a CDS encoding acetyl-CoA C-acetyltransferase, which gives rise to MSTEAYVYDAIRTPRGRGKANGSLHGTKPIDLVVGLIHEVRRRFPGLDPAAVDDIVLGVVGPVGDQGSDIARTAAIAAGLPDTVAGVQENRFCASGLEAVNLAAAKVRSGWEDLVLAGGVESMSRVPMASDGGAWFNDPMTNLAVNFVPQGIGADLIATIEGFSRRDVDEYAALSQERAAAAWKDGRFDRSVVPVTDRAGLVVLDHDEHLRPGTTADSLAKLKPSFADIGELGGFDAVALQEYHWVEEIDHVHHAGNSSGIVDGAALVAIGTKEIGERYGLRPRARIVSAAVSGSEPTIMLTGPAPATRKALARAGLTIDDIDLVEINEAFAAVVLRFARDMGLSLDKVNVNGGAIALGHPLGATGAMILGTLVDELERQDKRYGLATLCVGGGMGIATIVERV
- a CDS encoding CaiB/BaiF CoA transferase family protein, yielding MSVAKTPGHGPLAGVRVVELAGIGPGPFAAMLLGDLGADVVRVDRPGGAGLAVNPLYDVTNRNKRSVIVDLKSADGPDTVLDLAERADILIEGYRPGVAERLGVGPETCHARNPKLVYGRMTGWGQQGPLAQRAGHDIAYIALTGTLGMIGAPDTPPVAPANLLGDYAGGSLYLVVGVLAALHHARATGAGQVVDAAIVDGTSHLSAMIHGMLAAGGWQDRRAANLLDGGCPFYGTYETADGRYVAVGALEQQFYAEFVDLLGIRDRAPDRKDVAAWGELRETVAARFKTRTRDEWTAVFEGSDACVAPVLSLREAPHHAHLAARGTFTDFGGITQPAPAPRFSATHTSVRSGPAQPGADTADVAHDWGIAGLLRHASAKEGSSTDGSSTDGSSTDGSSTDASLPDASPKDID
- a CDS encoding MmcQ/YjbR family DNA-binding protein, whose protein sequence is MTVPKNALKKWEKVREFALGMPGAVEEFPWGESVAKVNKKVFVFLGVDDGSYPLGVTVKLKDEETHAHALTCPGAEPAGYGLGKAGWVRVPLAEKGAPSAELLCDWVEESYRVIAPKKLIAELEAG